Proteins encoded in a region of the Neoarius graeffei isolate fNeoGra1 chromosome 3, fNeoGra1.pri, whole genome shotgun sequence genome:
- the LOC132882499 gene encoding nephrocan-like, whose translation MSPWMMWMLHLLLYALLYNLSSVCCQGRELSGLTGLEEVILSSCGVEQVDANTFKAQKHLKSLDLQKNKLHHIPRGLPSSLEILHMGHNWIQTLQESALHGLRRLRVLNLQNNLITTVRSSTLSALLQLESLYLDGNKIETVQGILRLPVLNWFSLSNNKISSLPSAFFSSVQLLKTLDLSSNLLTKVPHNLPQALSHLNLDRNQIRSLKSRGLAQLRDLTTLSACYNKLVSVDSNLRLPNLTVLELAGNQLRMLPSRLSTKLEKVDCRQNQIQDVTHQQLSGLTHLKHLFLENNTIRQFEPNALRDCVHLINLALEQNLLSTIPHGLPESLVRLDLKGNSIVTIQEHTLKPLKRLQVLNLRNNKLSSLPAMNLLPRLRTLYLEGNLWNCTCELLKVKRALLARDVYMSAEFCTEPVPSSLDIWQAYVMAQETCEEQNREFLPESHTVNTDNEEYDDYDF comes from the exons ATGTCTCCATGGATGATGTGGATGCTTCACCTTCTCCTTTACGCTCTGCTCTATAATCTTAGCTCTGTGTGCTGCCAG GGTAGAGAATTGTCTGGCTTGACAGGTCTTGAGGAAGTCATCCTGTCATCATGTGGAGTGGAGCAGGTCGACGCCAACACATTCAAAGCTCAGAAGCATTTAAAATCTTTGGATCTCCAGAAGAACAAGCTGCACCACATCCCTCGCGGCCTTCCCTCCAGCCTTGAGATCCTCCACATGGGGCACAACTGGATACAAACGCTGCAGGAGTCTGCTCTGCATGGCCTGAGGAGACTTCGTGTGCTAAATCTGCAGAATAACCTGATTACCACGGTGCGCTCAAGCACCCTCTCAGCACTGCTACAGCTGGAATCTCTCTATCTGGATGGTAATAAAATTGAGACTGTCCAGGGAATTCTCAGGCTGCCAGTGCTGAATTGGTTTAGTTTGTCAAATAATAAGATCTCATCACTCCCATCAGCTTTCTTTTCATCAGTGCAACTTCTAAAGACTTTAGACTTGTCCTCAAACCTTCTGACCAAAGTTCCTCACAACCTCCCACAAGCCCTGAGTCACCTGAACCTGGACAGAAATCAGATCAGATCATTAAAGAGCCGTGGTCTGGCCCAGCTGCGTGACCTTACGACTCTGTCTGCCTGCTATAACAAACTGGTGTCTGTAGACAGCAACCTTCGGCTGCCCAATCTCACTGTGTTGGAGTTGGCAGGGAACCAGCTGCGAATGCTGCCTAGCAGGCTGTCGACTAAACTTGAGAAGGTGGACTGTAGGCAGAACCAGATACAGGATGTGACCCATCAGCAGCTGTCTGGTCTGACGCACCTGAAACATCTCTTTCTGGAAAACAACACCATCCGACAGTTTGAACCAAACGCTCTGAGGGACTGTGTTCACCTCATCAACCTGGCTCTGGAGCAGAACCTCCTCTCCACCATCCCACATGG GCTCCCTGAATCACTAGTGCGCCTGGATCTGAAAGGTAACAGCATCGTCACGATTCAGGAGCACACCCTGAAGCCCCTCAAGCGCCTTCAAGTGCTGAATCTGCGCAACAACAAGCTCTCCTCGCTGCCTGCCATGAACCTGCTGCCCAGACTCAGGACTCTGTACCTGGAGGGAAACCTGTGGAACTGCACATGTGAGCTTCTCAAAGTCAAAAGAGCACTTCTTGCTCGAGATGTGTATATGAGCGCAGAATTCTGCACCGAACCTGTCCCTTCTTCACTGGACATTTGGCAAGCATACGTCATGGCCCAGGAGACGTGTGAAGAGCAGAACAGAGAGTTCTTACCAGAGAGCCACACAGTAAACACAGACAATGAGGAGTATGACGACTATGACTTTTAA